The genomic interval AGGAGGAGGAGGATAATTGAGATCAGGAAGAAACTTTCTTTCATACTTCACCCTCTTCTTCCAACAAGAATAACAACAACATTAAAAGGTTATAATTATAACTCAACGAATAGAATACAATTATAAGTAaatgaatagaataaaaaccTTATCGTGATTGTGAGGAGATGATTCTGATTCTTCAGGAGGAGGAGGGTAATTCAGATCAGGAAGATACTTTCGTTCATGCTTCACCCTCCTCTTTCTGCTCTCTCTACAGTAACAAACCCACTTGCTGTGTTTTCTCTCCATCCTTTGAGCAAAATATTCCTGATTGTACGTCcctttatatagaaaataattaggTTGGATTTGCCGAGTTACAGAACAACAAGTCAAAGGTATATTTATTGTCCCTAAGTATGTAATTAAGTATCTAAGTATGATTGGCGAATTATAGAACAGTCTTAATCATTAATGGGGACATTAATTAAGAGGATATAGGTGTGATTGACAAATTATCTTCAAAATCTGTAATCTTCCACAACCATTTTCTTCTTGGTGTACCAGAAGAATAAGAAAGACAAACGACACTATATCAAATATTGATTGTTGTGGTcaaagtattttgtttttttttcttttttttctctgagACTGTCAtgtcattttctaaattatgaTACTGTTAGTGtgtatttttttgtctttctcttcttatttcttttaacttttctaacttctgtcatttattttatttatttataactttctataacttaagatattaaaagaatttaaatatattatttaaaatgattaactATATATTagctattattataatattataactatAGTAATGACAAatattataactataaaaattattttaataatatattactattattgtcATCATTATCATATTTCTATTatagaaaatacattttataataatataatatttatattcaattataataatactctttaatataaatttcatcttTCTGCTTAGTTATCTTTCTTTCTAGTCATCTTTCTTACATCTTAGGAGCTGTCATACTCAGCTTCAAATTGTTTGTTGTATTTTGTGCAAACACTTTGGTTTCGTTTGTAAAGTATTTTTCAAACTCGTTTTTTTCAACactcaataatttaaattatattttaattaaataacttaactcatttatttttagtactcataattattaaattcatttatttttactattcatttatttttactacTCATAATTAACAGGAGATGTAAAAAAGTGTAAGCTGCCAAAAGATGGTTTTTCACCTTTCAGAAAACATAGATATTTCCATGGGATGATAAGTTaacttatacattttttattttcattttacaacttattttactaattttaactttatctttttcataaatagaaaattcactttttaaattaatatattaccCTTAAAttcattgtcaaaaaaatatttttttaataatagtattatttatagttattttaaggATGCACTTTAGACACCAATGTGACTGATGATCTCCGATGTCAATGCACATCAATGCACTAATTAAGCatttaataaactattttactttttaagagTAGCAtgctaattaaaaatatgtatttataaagaaaaataaacaatgaaaattaaactagAAGTGTTTACATacaggataaaataaaaatttctgtTATATTTGAACTTTTAGTTCATGAATTGATCTGTCCtcttttagaattaaatttcaatttgttaaggtttaatcatttcagatattttattttggtagtATTGTAAATCATCTAAATTAggttctttattataaaaaattaaattaatctagATCTCGTTGTTAGTttcgtactaacaccgttaaagaaggtgacacgtgtcagttcgtgatttttttgaaatttttaattatttttatttttattttttatttatatttaatttttaaaaaataaaattagaaaaatgtcaCGGGTCATCTTGATATTGTGTCACGTGACAATGACAGTGTGACATGACACTACTAGTGACATTTGTCATTGATATTGTGTCACGTGACAATGATAATGTGACATGACACTTTGATATGTGTCATTTTCAGACCACATGTCATTGCACTAAtttaatttggtccctgtatttttattgtgtctcaacttgattcttttttttttattattttgtctcaatttagtcttaattttaaaaattaaacaattttatctctcttcaaatttaaacaaaatttaaattgtatacaaatcttaacaaatatttttaacaaaattaaatttaattatatttatatttacttaatcatataaatgttaattatgttatttttaaaccacAAATTGAGACTTTCTTTCATGCTTCACCTTCATCTTTCTGCTCTCTCTACAAACCCACATTCTGCCCTATTTATATAGCTAGAATTGGAGGTGGAATCTTAACCATGTGTGAAAAGTCTTCCAAGTTTGCATTGTGCTTAACCTTAACCAGTATTAGTTAGAGTGATCACTTTTGTTTAtgcttatttataattataaaattagcaCAAGCCCTTAGCTCAAGTCGGCCAGATTGTGATTGCGCTGTCTTAATCGttattaatatcattattttagcCCATggcaagaaaaaaacaaaagcccACTCTATCAAATGgacatttcttcttttactcATTGAAAATGTTGCTGAGTCTTTCACTGATTATCCTTTTGTCTTATTTCTGTTCGGCCATTTTTTTGTTCCACTCGGCTTTTCCACCAACTTCATTATACCATTCTAACTTTTCATGTAATGACATGACTTTTATCACCAAAAATTGGATTCTTCTATGTAAGGGACTGAGAATCattattgtttaataataacaaattctCAGTCACTTGTATATTGTTGCAATATGATAAAGTTTGAATTCAATTACAGTAATGTACTTTATTTATTCCAAACAACACTTAGTTAGTTATAATTGAAATACCATTATGTACTCCTACAAAAGAAGCCACTTAGTCTTCcacaaaaattgttaaatttgatttatttcacAGTTACGAGGTACAGGTCAATCATGTTCATCATcggtaaaataaattaattgtgtaCAACATCTATAGaaacaaataatgaataaatggtacaataatgttaattattttcatagAACCAAATGTGCAGTAGAAACCCCTGCTTGAATAGTGAAGATATAATACACAAGCATAAACTCAATATTAACAAATCTAATTAAACAGTTTAAGAAAAATTGCATAAGAATGAAATAATCAGAGAGACCATACTTTGCAACACTGAGGAATGACAAATAAAGGTGAAAAATTATGGGTAGAACATACTTGTTCCCAACACTGAGGAAGCAGTTTTGTTTATGTTCTCATCTCTCCGACATTCTTTGCGACATTCTTTGCAAGGCTGACACATGcctgaaattgaaattttgaaagttgCATTCAACCAAAATCTTTAAACTAACATAAGCAAACCAAATATAACGTACATCTATTATTATTCGTTTTGTTGCTCATCAGGGCGCTTGATTAAGTTGAATAATGTATAGGTCAAAGAATCCCGAGTCCTGCTATCTGGGTGGTGTTCAATTGCACACATCATTAACGGAAGAATTTCCTGCAGCCAAACAACAATGCAACATATGCTGAAGATCGTGTAAgtgtaaataaagaaaagtgaGTAGCCACCTCACGATGATTGATCAATACATAGGGAACAATTTTAGGCAAAGCATCTGCAAGTATCTGAATGGTTCTTAATTTgtcaaagaaaaaacatttgtaAGAAACCTAAACAAGAGAAAACACTTTCAATTTAAATGGTAACCAAACTATCGTATCCAAagaaatgataattgttaagtTAATTAAGTTAAGTAAAGGTAATCAAAGCTATTTGACAAAAAAGTTGTAgggtttttaaaatatttaaaacaatattattcaCATGATAAATTATCCAATATTTTAATCACACATGATTGGATTTCTTTGAATTCGGTGTCTACCAGTagtactttatatattttattctaaccTATTTTTgcaattaattatcaattttaaaatttcactatCAAATTTAATTGGCCCTACATGTGATTTACTAGTTTATTAAATGTGAAAACTTACAATATAGAAATTTCAGCACCtacaaaaatgaaatcaaaatcctagacaaattacttatttataaaccatgatttatgattgaaaagagaaaacagCACCTGATAATATACCAGGAACTGGAATGCATTTAATATCTTGCCTGTAAAGAGCAAATGACGTTTCGAAATCAATTTGagtcatttaaataaattcagtCAAAAAATCATATGGACAACTAGCGGCACTGAGGCAATagacaataaaatacaaaatctaaCTGCAGCTTTCATAAATTCAATCTCCTTCATGTCATAGgtcattattctatttttagaCTAGAActtctattattttcataacATAATTCATTGTATTATGAATgcttattagaatatttttttctctttacttaaattcatacataaatgtatacattaaaaaaacatacatcAAATATTTCCTCCATAAAATATCTTACATTCTCATCAGTTCACACCTCATCATCATATATTTCATTAGTCTTGGATATCTCTCGTTGTGTTATAAACTTTTGTTTCCATTCTTTTAACCTTTGTcctaaaatttttgtttttttttttcatattaataaacaacaaaagaaaaacttaatccAAAGACACTTACATGTATTATTTTTGGGTACTCTACCACAATAAAGTATAAGGGTTTTGATCctttttccaataaattttTTGTCTTAGTAGATATCAATTTCAATAAGCGACTTATCTATTTTATCTATCCTGATGATCTTGATCTTCAAGAGGGGGATTGTAAGAAAGACGATGAATATGTGGatggttttatattttcaaatttgcttTTAAGACAATAATACTATTAAAACTAAACATGTTGAAAGGAAAAGAGTGATAGATCAAAACCTTCTTCAAGGTGAACATGGTAAAAATCCCATAGAGAAAAGACTATTCTAGAATCAGCTCGAGTTTAAGAGTTCAGCACATTACACGAGGTAAATATATTTGAACCAATAAATCTAATTCTACTAACCATGATGAATTTCTTTGTGATGAGTCTGTTACAAGTAATTTAAATCTTTCAATTGCCCTTCGTAAAGGAACTAAAGTCGTAATACATCACTGAAAAACATGTATAACTTTGTTAAGGAAGAGTTTTTATAGCGAGGATTGGAGTTATTGTGCAAAGCACTTGTTCTTCTTATTGGGATTGGGTATGATATAACCCATCAGCTTTCTCCACCATCCATGCTTTGATcttagaagaagaaggagaagcagCAACAGTGGGTTCATGACCAATCTCCATAAGCTGATATAGTTAAATGAGTAGAACTATGCAATAACTGAAAATGAATGAAGTGATAAACGaatgcatataatatatatttgtaacaGTGAGGAAATATCAGAAGACTAACAAAACGTAATAAGACTAGTTTATTACGTAAACAAGGTCTGGCTCCGATTGTACTTCCTATGAATTCAAATGAGATCATAGGAAATCAATCTAATTACAAGAAGTTTCAGCAAAACAGAAATGGAAATGGAAAGGAAACACTAGTACATTATCAcaacaatgaaaatgaaattacacaGAGATAGAGAAGAATAATTTTCCAATTCATTGCTTACCTCTCTCTTACCCACCCTCTGCTATATAACTAATTCCTTTTCCACAAATACCCTCTCAAACGTGAATTTGGGTATCTCACACGTTTCTCCTTTCCTGCCATGTCAACTCTTTGAGGTGGTGACACCTGTCCTTGGATGTTAACAACTTTATTGCGTCTTCTATCCTCAACATTTTCTTCTTGACTTTGTTCTCTCTgcattttgttctttatttttgtaatgtgaCCCTCCTCCTCATTTGTGCTTGTTACAATGCTCTCTCCTTTAAAATTAACCTTGTTCTCAAGGTTAAACGATGGATAACCCTCGACTATGTCTTCCTTGTCTTCCCAAGTTGTGTCATGTTCCCCTAATCCTTCCCACTATACCAGGATTTGAGAAACTGTGGTCGGACCTCTCATAATTTCCTGTTGtcatgaattatatttttcctttgatTGAATCtattcattaacaaaatatattgattataaattgattgaataagatcataatataagaaaattgattgaatgctaaatgtaaatatataattttattattttaaaaaaatgattttctagcagttttgaaaaaccctCAAATACCGATAGTTTTGAAAATCCCTAATAATTACTGACAGTTTTTGTAAAAATCCCTGTACTGACGGTTTTGAAAACCTCCCAAAAATCGTAATGGTTTTAAAAATTCGTCGCTAATTCTGACGCTATTCTCAATGGTGTAACTGCAGAAAAAGTATTTAGGGGGATTAAACCTCCGgtaacataaaacaaaaccgGGTAAAATTGGATATTTTTATAGTGATCCATGTCTTTATGCTTGTTTCTATGTGTAAAAACATGTAATTTATTAGGTGATTTAAAAAGTGTATGTTAATgttttttagtcttttattttgaaacttaattttaaggtagatttttttttaattatttaattttttttatctaattgatGTTTCTATTtgacatttaaataattatattccattcttaaaattttatactagAGAAACAATTGTGTACAATTTTTACATAGTTgatactattatattttttattgtgatttttgttttcgtaaaaaaatatttaatcaatatttgaAATAGTAAATAAGTGGATGTAATAGGGATaaagatgaatttttatttggatGAGGTagttaaagttatatatatttattttgttctgtTGTGAAAATTTTCAGATTTCGAAAATAAAAGTTGTGTTTTTTACTTCATTTATAAGAGTCGATATAATACGACATatgctaaaataaattttcagaagttaaatttaaaatctaaaaatattttaagaatgaaaagtaattttttttattaaagatcaaatacatattcttttaaatactacaaagactaattttattttagcagTGAAATCtgtattgttttaattttcaacaAATGGTAACTCAGAGTTGAGCATGTTCGTAAAATGAACATGTGTGAAATGCATattaaatagaaagataaaaaaaaaaatgtgtattttaGTTTATGATATTGAAGGAAGGTGTATCAAATAAAAGATTGATTGAACTACTTAAGTATTTTTAAggagatatttatattatattttgtcaAATTTTCACGTAATTATCTAATTagttatatgaaaataaatttgataggATTATATTGAATTggttcaaaaaattaaatttatgcttAATTTAAAACGACCTAGGCTTCAAGGCCGTGATCACATGACTGAGAGCAAACTCATGGCTCAAGTTCAAGGTGTAGGGTCGAGATCAACGTCCAAGGTCTATGTAACCGTCTAAAAGGTCCAAGtatgataagtgtgaaaaaaaaacttgttttcaaaattatgtgTTTTTCTCATAGAAAATATGTAATAGTTAATAGGAAAGTTACGTAGTTCTTTGTACATGAATCTTATACATCATTGGAGTGTTGTCAACAGTTTCTCGCCAAGTCAATCATTATGCGCTCAACTATAAGAAAGATTATTTGCTTAGCGCACCAATACCATTCGCTCAACGAGTGGGGTTAGTAAAGAGATGAGCAGTTGAGTTTTCGCTCAACGCATGCAGAGCtgtgcgctaagcgaattaATTAATTCTAGATTGGTTTTTAATTCGAGAAAGACAAAAAACATTTCAATTCTAGATAGAGAAAAATACGAAGAACATTCTAGGAACTCCAGAAAGGCTACTTCAAGACATCTGGACACATTTCTTCACGAAATTGCTTCAAACGTGTATGTTTTAGATGACTAGGAgcaattagatttatttttcgTTGGAATTGGATGTAATGAATTTATTATGATGTAAAATTCTTGTGCAATATATATATCGTTGTTCGTTCATATGCTCTTTATTGAATTTACTATCATTGtatgaaaatataatgttatttgaatgtCTCTGCTTATTGGAAAGTAACTTTGAACGTAAACATATAGATAGAGCACCTAAGTGATTTGGGATCTAAGGATAAACTCAATAACTTGGTCATTCTTAACATCTGACTTAGTGcaaattgtatgttaaattgaCTAAGGGATTAACACTTTGATACATGAATTTGGAACTAACTGCTAAGGGATTAGAACTATTATGTTTTGATGTGAATGCTTGAATGAAAGAATGATAAATTGTACAAAGTTTTATCTTTATATGATTCATGAAACCCAATTCCAATGAAATTTCtcataaattttcaataataatatttaaaattcttgttattacaatttatttttgtaatcatgaattcaatcattattatttctaaattaattttagtagataatttcaattaaacaaACAATACACAAATCTCTTAAAAGAACATATGATATGGCttgaaaaacacttataaaaaaaatactataatatcaaagttaattcgaaattttaaacacataataaatatgattttttatcttcttatcTCTAATCTATGTTTAtgaattccaaaataaactttaaattaactataacttaattacaatttaattgataattgtACGATAGTATTTCTCTAACGACCGGTTTATATCGAGCGGTCAAGCCCATTACATAAATGGGCCCAATTATTAAACTGATTCAGCTTTATTGGGCTCAAAGGCCCATTATGTCACAAACATAAAGGAACGCACAGAatcatataatatcatatatctcgtatcaaataatatctcaacAGAGATATTtcaggtaagtttgtttatatttcattctgtttatattttattttgttatattgatccaaagcctataaataaagaacaaaagcTTCCAAACAGGGTACGCACAATATAGCCTACTCTACGCTGATTCTCACACTCTCATACTTGATTTAGTTTCACCCTCTCTCCGTTCTAGGCATCCACTTGCTGAGGACAGAGGGCCTTTCTATACCGacatctaacttgatcgtcggagtgcctttacatGTACCACCCCCTCCCGGGCAAAGATCAGAGTGTGACGGACGGTCAGAAGAACGACGAAGGTAATTGGAGATTTCGCATCAGAAGGAAGTAGAATCGCGCCATCGAGGTTAGTGCTTTCGGTCCCAGTAAATTCCTAccgaaacaataataattatattttattctatattgTTCAATGTTAAAGTTGATTCTTTGGTAACTAACTACGGAGGCTCTTTTCTTTATATTCAGTCTCAAAGTACTTGAGGTTGTGGTACACCTGAGAAAAAGCCAACACATACAAATTAAATGCAAGAATAATATCAAAAACTCATGAACAGCAACATAACAGCCAACAAACCTCATAGATTTGCAACATAACTACAAACGCGAAACAAAATCTTACTTGAcagaaattgataataaaaggtAACATTGAAAGCGATTTTCAGTGTAGATATAGCAGTCAAGTCAGAGATCACCACTTGGATGCCTTTGATCACGGAGCAGAGCACCCTCTCCCCACCGCCGCCATCATATTGTACGGATGGAAGAACCCACCAAATGTTAAAAACTTTATAATCACTCAACAAATTAGACCCAaggaatttaatttttcttggtTCCACTGAATATAACACTCGATAAAGAGGTATTTTTAGCTAAacaagaattaattaattagttgaaaatttaattttgatagatttatttagattaaatatataaaactaatgattatatttttaatattaattttttttatttttttaatatttaagaattGTTAGGTATATATGATTactaaagaaagagaaaagaggtatatatgtttattgttttcttttaaaattaattatacattaatgttattttcttaataaatatgtaatcaTTATTATACACTAAACTTgtacttaattatattaattataaataaagtttacaaatattaacaaaattaaaattatatattaaaagtaaaattcttttcattacactaaaaataaattctattaatatttattatactaaaaccatttatttataatactaAGTTATTTATTACTCttagtttattaattaatgGAAAGTCACAtgtttatatagttttattatattttactttataagtaaaaagttatttaactTTCTTTAAACACGAGTTTTTAACTAATCGGCCTTAGAATTATTggttttgaaatttgttaaatcTGATCCCACTCATTTTGAGGCAATGGATTTCATTATGaggttttgaaagaaaagtaaataaatccaaaataaagataataggATATATGAGAGAGAGGGTGGTGCAGaaataaaatccaaataaaCTGAAGTTAATCTCTTCTCAAGGATCGGAAATACCACATCAACTAAAGTTGTAacgaaatatataaaaaaagagtatATAAAAATACTCAATTTATTATAACACACAACAGCCGTGCTCTTTCAACACAGTAATACAACACAAACTGATAGAACAGAAAGCAAAAGATAGAAGCTTAAACCATAACTGAAATACATATAACATTGTTGTGGAATAGCTTTTCAAGAGAGGGTTGGAGTGATTGTGCAGACTAGTCATCCTTcttgttgttcttcttcttgaaaATGGACATGATATAATTTATGATCATGTTACAGCATGCTTTCAACCAGTGAAAGTTACTCTCACTCTCTCTCATCTTACGCTTCTTAGAGGAAGAAGCAGAAGCAGCAGCAGTGGGTTGATGAGCAATCTCCGGAAGCTGATATAGTTAAATGAGTAGGTATAATAAgtaattgaaaatgaatgatGAATGATACAGAGAGAGAAGTGTAGAACCTTAAGGTAATTgtgaggaaatgaagaagaagatgattctaATTCTTCAGGAGGAGGAGGATAATTGAGATCAGGAAGAAGCTTTCTTTCATACTTCACCCACTTCTTCCAACAAGAATAACAACAACATTAAAAGGTTATAATTATAACTCAAGGAATAGAATACAATTATAAGTAaatgaatagaataaaaaccTTATCATGAGTATGAGGAGATGATTCTGATTCTTGACGAGGAGGGTAATTGAGGTCAGGAAGATACTTTCTTTCATCCTTCACCCTCTTCTTCCAACaagaataacaacaacaataaaaccTTCTTTTACAAGTAAATTGATAGAATATAATTCTAAGTAAATGAATGGAATAAAACCTTATCATGATGATAAAGAGGAGAAGACAATTCTGATTCTTGAGGAGGAGGAGGGTAATTCAGATCAATAATAGGccttcttccattcttcctcATCTTTCTTCCCTCCTCTGTACCCTTCGCTACTTCTATTATATAGAAGAG from Vigna radiata var. radiata cultivar VC1973A chromosome 9, Vradiata_ver6, whole genome shotgun sequence carries:
- the LOC106773124 gene encoding uncharacterized protein LOC106773124 → MRKNGRRPIIDLNYPPPPQESELSSPLYHHDKKRVKDERKYLPDLNYPPRQESESSPHTHDKWVKYERKLLPDLNYPPPPEELESSSSSFPHNYLKLPEIAHQPTAAASASSSKKRKMRESESNFHWLKACCNMIINYIMSIFKKKNNKKDD